The Paenibacillus spongiae nucleotide sequence CCGTACAATCTCGTCTATCCGTTTTATTTGCGCGTGAGTTGATCAACAGCCATTCCGGAGGTGAAGGGATGAAATCCCCGCTGATCGATCCAAGAGAGTTTCGCGATATTGCCAAAGAAATGAGGGAATTGGCTCCTTTCTTCACACCCGAATGGGATCCGGATTCGGACAAGGATGCCGGGACTGCGGTGATGGATATCTTCGCCCGGATGTACGCAGGCATTCTTCAGCGATTGAATCGTGTGCCGGATAAGAACTTCATCGCGTTCCTCAATCGGCTCGGACTCCAGCTGCTGCCAGCCAGCCAAGCGAGAGGTCCGGTCACTTTTGCGTTAAGCTCGGGCGCTCTTGATTCGGTCGTCATCCCGGCACGCACGCAAGTTGCTGCGCCGCCGAATAACGGAGGTAAGCCGATCGTCTTCGAGACGGAACGCACGATTGCGGCAACGCCTGCCAAGATCAAACGCATACTGTCTTATTATCCAAACAAAGACCGCATCTCGGAAGCACCTGCAGCAATCCTCGATGCGAGCAGCAATACACCGTTCGAAATATTCGAAGAATCGGTTTTGCAGTCTCATGCGCTCTATATCGGACATTCCGATTTGTTGAAGGTGAGAGCCGCAACCAACTTCTTGTTAAGCTTCACTGGAAGATCGATGACAGGGCCCCAGCTAGACCTTTTCGCTAACACGAACGTCATGCAATGGCATTATAGTTCGGACTCGGACGGTGGATGGAAGCCGATGACCGCCGTGCATGAAGGGGGGCAAATTAAATTAAGCACCGATGAGTCGCCTGATATCGCCGAAACGACCGTAAATGGCGTAAAAAGCCGCTGGATTCGCGCAAGCGTTCGGCCGAATCAGATCAAGTCGACAGAAGGGATTCAGTTCGAGAACATCACCCTCTCGATTGACCAAGATCTTACGCAGCCCGACTTGGCTTACTACAACAACGTTCCGCTGGACGTTGACGCAAATAAATATTTCCCGTTCGGGGTAACACCCCGTCTGTACGATACCTTTTATGTAGCGAGCAAAGAAGCATTCTCCAAAAAAGGAGCGACTGTCACGCTCGACTTTACACTGACACATAAAATCGACTGGATCATATCCGATAACCCCTTGTTAACGGCCAAACGTATGAACGGGATATCCGCTCAGCTTTCTTGGGAGTATTGGAACGGGCAAGGATGGATGCGGCTCGGAAAAATCGACGAAAACTTCTGGATCACGAATAAAGAACCCGTTGACGGCCGATCGGTACAAGTGATATTTACGGTTCCGAGTGAGATGTCCGAGACGATCGTTCAAGGACAATCCAACTATTGGATCCGATGCAAGCTAGTAAGCGGCGATTTCGGCAAAGAAGTATTCAGCGGAAATGCCCTGGAAGCTCGATTCTACGCCCCCAAAATTTCGCGGCTGCATATCAAGTATAAGGTGATAAGCCAGACAGCCCAGCACATCGCAACTTACAATAACTTAACCTATCTCGATTGCACGGACGATGCTCAAAAGGGACGTTTGATTCAACCTTTTTATCGGCTTGCCGACGTTCATCCCGCGTTGTATATCGGATTCGATAAACCGCCGATCAAAGGGCCGAACAGCGTCTATTTCCATGTGCAGGATCAGGAATACCGCGAATCGGACTTCCCGAGGCTGGAGTGGGATTATTACCGAGCAAGCGACGGCCGATCCGGTTGGGCGCGGCTGGACGTTCAGGACTTCACCCGGCATCTGACGCAGAGCGGATGCGTCGAATTCATCGGTCCGCCGGATTTGGCGATTCCGGAGGCTTTGTTCGGCACTTCGCTTTATTGGATTCGCGCGGTGGACACGGAGAATCGATTCCAGTCGAAAGAATCGTCACGCCTTACGCACCTTCACAAACTAAATCGCATAAGCCAGTCGCATATTGCTGTTCATTCGAATAAAGAAGAGAGCTGTTCGTGCGGACCGGAACCGTGCGATGATTTTGTGCTGTTCGATCCCAGATTCTCGTCCTCGTCCGACAACCGGATCGTCCCGTC carries:
- a CDS encoding putative baseplate assembly protein; amino-acid sequence: MKSPLIDPREFRDIAKEMRELAPFFTPEWDPDSDKDAGTAVMDIFARMYAGILQRLNRVPDKNFIAFLNRLGLQLLPASQARGPVTFALSSGALDSVVIPARTQVAAPPNNGGKPIVFETERTIAATPAKIKRILSYYPNKDRISEAPAAILDASSNTPFEIFEESVLQSHALYIGHSDLLKVRAATNFLLSFTGRSMTGPQLDLFANTNVMQWHYSSDSDGGWKPMTAVHEGGQIKLSTDESPDIAETTVNGVKSRWIRASVRPNQIKSTEGIQFENITLSIDQDLTQPDLAYYNNVPLDVDANKYFPFGVTPRLYDTFYVASKEAFSKKGATVTLDFTLTHKIDWIISDNPLLTAKRMNGISAQLSWEYWNGQGWMRLGKIDENFWITNKEPVDGRSVQVIFTVPSEMSETIVQGQSNYWIRCKLVSGDFGKEVFSGNALEARFYAPKISRLHIKYKVISQTAQHIATYNNLTYLDCTDDAQKGRLIQPFYRLADVHPALYIGFDKPPIKGPNSVYFHVQDQEYRESDFPRLEWDYYRASDGRSGWARLDVQDFTRHLTQSGCVEFIGPPDLAIPEALFGTSLYWIRAVDTENRFQSKESSRLTHLHKLNRISQSHIAVHSNKEESCSCGPEPCDDFVLFDPRFSSSSDNRIVPSPLLNGIFLNTTMAVHSESIAGEILGSSIGQASATYQFTKYPVLSEQIYINELSVLSEEERKALIDNPGMSVREIKDDAGVTTSFWVLWTAVDSLQETNGEGRHYEIDRTFGTVQFGNGVYGKIPPIGRDNLSSDYQAGGGSAGNIASGELKSMRTSIAYVNSPNNPYAFECGYDTEPLARALERGPLMIRTRNRAVTAADYEQLTLQASRGIAKAKCLPNFNDKGERETGWVTVLIVPRSSETKPVPSHQLRQQVEESLRSRAANIAAAPRHIKVFGPVYAEVSISARLIASTFDAMPTVETEAYRKLTAYLHPLTGGKDGRGWDFGNLPCLSEFYSLLEADRNVDHVEELVMTILDPASGKSLQVTSNSPADIRSVPYLLLYSGEHKLVVSGVPVLS